A portion of the Rhinolophus sinicus isolate RSC01 linkage group LG16, ASM3656204v1, whole genome shotgun sequence genome contains these proteins:
- the DDX51 gene encoding ATP-dependent RNA helicase DDX51 — MALFHVARYTGPEAAAAEAEADGRARALLERLQCRARERQRQRQSRQQEPEEATPAAGSAGKRRRRPRRSRRRQSSGTPGSPQAPRSKRRKAAGADGGADSSEEAPGDSSVDAEAAGPEEAPGGRPPDEACAPPARALVLGAFGRSRAPKVRPFLPAWLAEPSCVGKNVTEDLVPIEDIPEVHPDLQKKLRAHGISSYFPVQAAVIPAVLESVASGFLVGRGGYQPSDLCVSAPTGSGKTLAFVIPVVQALLPRVVCQVRALVVLPTKELAQQVNKVFNIYTDATPLRVALVTGQKSLAREQESLVQKTADGFRCLADIVVATPGRLVDHIDQTPGFSLQQLRFLVIDEADRMMDSMHQSWLPRVVAAAFPNDGTKGPFALFQRRQLQAVTAASTCCPQMPLQKLLFSATLTQNPEKLQQLGLYQPRLFSTGLAHGDRGDASEDVDSGGKYTFPVGLTHHYVPCSLRAKPLVVLHLILDMNFSRVLCFTNSRENSHRLFLLVQAFGGVTVAEFSSRFGPGRRRTVLKQFEQGKIQLLISTDATARGIDVQGVQLVVNYDAPQYLRTYVHRVGRTARAGNTGQAFTLLLKVQERRFLQMLAEAGAPELERHDVPSKLLQPLVPQYEEALAQLERAVKEERRQKAA, encoded by the exons ATGGCGCTCTTCCACGTCGCGCGGTACACGGGTCCCGAGGCGGCCGCGGCGGAGGCCGAGGCGGACGGCCGTGCCCGCGCGCTGCTCGAGCGGCTGCAGTGCCGGGCCCGAgagcggcagcggcagcggcagtCGCGGCAGCAGGAGCCCGAGGAGGCCACGCCGGCCGCGGGGTCGGCGGggaagcggcggcggcggccccgCAGATCGCGGAGGCGCCAGAGCAGCGGGACGCCCGGGAGCCCGCAGGCGCCGCGGAGCAAGCGGCGGAAGGCGGCCGGCGCGGACGGCGGCGCAG ACAGCAGCGAGGAGGCGCCGGGGGACAGCAGCGTGGACGCCGAGGCTGCGGGGCCGGAGGAGGCCCCAGGCGGACGGCCCCCCGACGAGGCTTGTGCGCCCCCAGCACGGGCCTTGGTCCTGGGGGCGTTCGGGAGGAGCAGGGCGCCTAAG GTCCGACCTTTCCTGCCAGCGTGGCTGGCTGAGCCAAGCTGTGTCGGAAAGAACGTCACTGAAGACCTGGTGCCCATTGAGGACATCCCCGAAGTCCACCCTGACCTGCAGAAGAAGCTGCGGGCACATGGCATCTCGTCCTACTTCCCAG TCCAGGCTGCGGTCATCCCCGCTGTCCTGGAGAGCGTGGCCAGCGGGTTTCTGGTGGGCAGAGGCGGCTACCAGCCCAGTGACCTCTGTGTTTCTGCCCCAACGGGCAGTGGGAAGACACTGGCTTTTGTCATTCCTGTGGTGCAG GCCCTGCTGCCGCGAGTCGTGTGCCAGGTCCGCGCCCTGGTTGTGTTACCCACCAAGGAGCTGGCCCAGCAG GTGAACAAAGTGTTCAACATCTACACAGACGCCACCCCTCTGCGCGTCGCCCTGGTCACCGGGCAGAAGTCGCTGGCCAGGGAGCAGGAGAGCCTCGTCCAGAAGAC AGCCGACGGCTTCCGCTGCCTGGCTGACATAGTGGTGGCCACCCCAGGCCGCCTGGTGGACCACATCGACCAGACGCCGGGGTTCAGCCTCCAGCAGCTCCGCTTCCTG GTCATCGATGAGGCCGACCGGATGATGGACAGCATGCACCAGTCCTGGCTGCCGCGGGTGGTGGCGGCTGCCTTCCCGAATGACGGGACCAAAGGTCCCTTTGCTCTGTTCCAGAGGAGGCAGCTCCAGGCCGTGACTGCTGCCAG CACTTGCTGTCCCCAGATGCCACTGCAGAAGCTGCTCTTCTCAGCCACCCTGACCCAGAATCCCGAGAAGCTGCAGCAGCTCGGCCTCTACCAACCCCGGCTCTTCTCCACGGGGCTGGCTCATGGGGACCGCGGAGACGCCAGCGAGGACGTGGACTCGGGTGGGAAGTACACCTTCCCCGTGGGGCTCACG CACCACTACGTGCCCTGCAGCCTGCGTGCCAAGCCACTGGTTGTCCTGCATCTCATCCTGGACATGAACTTCTCGAGGGTTCTCTGCTTCACCAACTCCCGCGAGAACTCCCACAG GCTCTTCCTGCTGGTCCAGGCCTTCGGGGGTGTGACGGTGGCCGAATTCTCCTCCCGCTTCGGGCCTGGCCGGAGGAGGACAGTTTTGAAGCAGTTTGAGCAAGGAAAGATTCAGCT CCTCATCAGCACAGACGCCACGGCTCGTGGCATCGACGTGCAGGGCGTGCAGCTGGTGGTCAACTACGACGCCCCCCAGTACCTGCGGACCTACGTGCACCG GGTTGGAAGAACCGCCCGTGCTGGGAACACCGGACAGGCCTTCACACTGCTCCTCAAAGTGCAG GAGAGGAGGTTCCTGCAGATGCTGGCTGAAGCCGGGGCGCCCGAGCTGGAGCGTCACGACGTGCCCAGCAAGCTCCTGCAGCCGCTGGTCCCGCAGTACGAGGAGGCCCTGGCCCAGCTGGAGAGGGCCGTCAAG GAAGAACGAAGGCAGAAGGCTGCCTAG
- the NOC4L gene encoding nucleolar complex protein 4 homolog, translated as MERDGRGDARRALGRLLEAVLASRGEANAVFDILAVLQSEDQEEIQDAVRACSRLFGALLEREELFVGQLPPEETVMAGSQGPTRKYKVWMRHRYQSCCNRLVELLAHSSFQVKELALSTLMKFVQLEGMHPLEKPKWEGNYLFPRQLFKSVVGGLLSQEEDHSLLLSQFREYLEHDDIRYHTMQAAADTVARVTDGHPEVPLTFWNNAFTLLAAVSLPHQDSDVSSFYVKHAQLSDKWKVTHLKEHRKAFQLMWLGFLKHKLPLSLCKKVLVVMHDSILPHLAQPSLMIDFLTRAYDIGGAVSLLALNGLFILIHKHNLEYPNFYQKLYGLLDPSIFHVKYRARFFHLADLFLSSSHLPAYLVAAFAKRLSRLALTAPPEALLMVLPFICNLLRRHPACRVLVHRPRGPELDSDPYDPGEEDPAKSRALESSLWELQALQRHYHPEVSKAASVINQLLCLPEVSIAPLLELTAFEMFERDLRKKGPEAMPLEFIPARGLLGRRDDLCAQHFTLS; from the exons ATGGAGCGGGACGGCCGGGGCGACGCGCGCCGGGCGCTGGGCCGCCTGCTGGAGGCGGTGCTGGCGAGCCGCGGCGAGGCCAACGCCGTGTTCGACATCCTGGCCGTGCTGCAG TCTGAGGACCAGGAGGAGATCCAGGACGCGGTGCGCGCATGCAGCCGCCTTTTTGGGGCCTTGCTGGAGCGGGAAGAGCTGTTTGTGGGACAGCTGCCCCCTGAGGAGACCGTCATGGCAG GATCCCAGGGGCCCACACGGAAGTACAAGGTGTGGATGAGGCATCGTTACCAGAGCTGCTGCAACCGCCTGGTGGAGCTCCTGGCCCACTCCTCGTTCCAGGTCAAG GAGCTGGCCCTCAGTACACTCATGAAGTTTGTGCAGCTGGAAGGAATGCACCCCCTGGAGAAACCCAAGTGGGAGGGCAACTACCTGTTTCCCCGCCAGCTCTTCAAG TCGGTGGTGGGAGGCCTGCTGTCCCAGGAGGAGGACCACTCGCTGCTCCTGTCCCAGTTCCGGGAGTACCTGGAACACGACGACATCCGCTACCACACGATGCAGGCCGCCGCCGACACCGTGGCCCGGGTCACAGACGGGCACCCTGAG GTGCCCCTCACCTTCTGGAACAACGCCTTCACGCTGCTGGCTGCCGTGAGCCTGCCCCACCAGGACAGTGACGTCTCCAGCTTCTACGTGAAGCATGCGC AGCTGTCGGACAAATGGAAGGTCACTCATCTGAAG GAGCATAGGAAGGCCTTCCAGCTGATGTGGCTCGGCTTCCTGAAGCACAAG CTGCCCCTCAGCCTGTGCAAGAAGGTGTTAGTGGTCATGCACGACTCCATCCTGCCGCAcctggcccagcccagcctcaTGATCGATTTCCTGACCCGCGCCTATGACATCG GGGGAGCTGTCAGCCTCTTGGCCTTGAATGGACTTTTCATCCTGATCCATAAGCATAACCT ggaGTACCCCAACTTCTACCAGAAGCTCTACGGTCTCCTGGATCCATCCATCTTCCACGTCAAATACCGGGCTCGCTTCTTCCACCTGGCCGACCTCTTCCTGTCGTCCTC CCACCTGCCCGCCTACCTGGTGGCTGCCTTCGCCAAGCGCCTGTCCCGCCTGGCCCTGACGGCACCCCCCGAGGCCCTGCTCATGGTCCTGCCCTTCATATGCAACCTGCTGCGCAGACACCCGGCCTGTCGTGTCCTCGTGCACCGGCCAAGGGGCCCTG AGTTGGACTCTGACCCCTATGACCCTGGCGAGGAGGACCCAGCCAAGAGCCGAGCCCTGGAGAGCTCCCTGTGGGAGCTGCAG GCCCTCCAGCGGCATTACCACCCCGAGGTGTCCAAGGCCGCCAGTGTCATCAACCAGCTGCTGTGTCTGCCCGAGGTCAGCATCGCACCGCTCCTGGAGCTCACGGCGTTCGAG ATGTTCGAGCGGGACCTGCGGAAGAAGGGGCCTGAGGCCATGCCGCTGGAGTTCATCCCTGCACGGGGCCTGCTGGGCCGCCGGGACGACCTCTGCGCCCAGCACTTCACGCTCAGCTGA